A stretch of Blautia liquoris DNA encodes these proteins:
- a CDS encoding ABC transporter substrate-binding protein, translated as MRKESFRKMTAVALAGVMTAATLAGCGGSAKKEVKGGSAKTESNAKGDNNLRVTVQAWMMGKYDFEGAKSSFEKNHPGVTVTYNQVDNVDVTTSMLEWSQGKTSCDIAIGGDRSQTVPYASNDYIVEFTDDNFFNGDFTKDKFYDTFLENGNIEGKQFMIPLLGEVVGIVCNIPMMKEAGLVDDKGEIIPAKDWNELYEYAKKLTKDGQTGFGIDWGANMMLYTYEACLNGVAGTIFKDDDKTMDFTGDKVKGLMETWKKLVDDGYTTTDVFADMDANRTQFKSGQLAMHLAPASRWIEAGENLGAENVGVMPVPGTDEHGSLNYIHGMVIPKVSKNQDLAIQFMKEELLKDSFQQGAINGYGKMSPLKAHYDNLDNKYWPEVLKFTENAITAPLYKDTTKLDTYIQTEVQQYLTGAESVDDFQTRMDEYIGKLDLSNGMS; from the coding sequence ATGAGAAAGGAAAGTTTTAGAAAGATGACAGCGGTCGCATTGGCGGGAGTTATGACAGCTGCAACATTAGCGGGATGCGGCGGATCAGCAAAAAAAGAAGTCAAAGGAGGCTCAGCAAAAACAGAATCAAATGCAAAAGGAGATAATAATTTAAGGGTTACGGTTCAGGCTTGGATGATGGGAAAGTATGACTTTGAGGGAGCCAAAAGCAGTTTTGAAAAAAATCATCCTGGAGTCACGGTTACATACAATCAGGTGGATAATGTGGATGTGACTACTTCAATGCTTGAATGGTCTCAGGGCAAGACTAGCTGTGATATCGCTATCGGCGGAGATCGGTCACAAACCGTTCCCTATGCATCGAATGATTATATTGTAGAATTCACGGACGATAATTTCTTCAACGGCGATTTTACAAAAGATAAGTTCTATGATACCTTCCTTGAAAATGGAAATATTGAAGGAAAACAGTTTATGATTCCTCTGCTGGGAGAGGTAGTAGGTATTGTATGTAATATACCTATGATGAAAGAAGCAGGTCTTGTCGATGATAAAGGTGAAATTATACCGGCTAAAGATTGGAACGAATTGTATGAATATGCAAAGAAACTGACAAAGGATGGACAGACGGGATTTGGCATCGACTGGGGTGCAAACATGATGCTTTATACCTACGAAGCCTGTCTGAATGGTGTTGCCGGAACAATATTTAAAGATGATGATAAGACTATGGATTTCACCGGAGACAAGGTTAAAGGTCTTATGGAAACATGGAAAAAACTAGTGGATGACGGCTATACCACAACTGATGTATTTGCTGATATGGATGCAAACCGCACACAGTTTAAGTCGGGTCAGCTGGCTATGCATCTTGCTCCGGCTTCCAGATGGATTGAAGCGGGGGAGAATCTCGGAGCTGAAAATGTGGGTGTTATGCCAGTTCCTGGCACAGACGAGCACGGTTCTTTGAACTATATACATGGTATGGTTATTCCGAAAGTCTCGAAAAATCAGGATTTGGCCATTCAGTTTATGAAAGAAGAATTATTAAAAGACAGTTTCCAGCAGGGAGCGATCAATGGATATGGTAAGATGTCTCCACTCAAGGCACATTATGATAATCTTGACAACAAATATTGGCCGGAGGTTTTAAAATTTACTGAAAACGCAATTACTGCACCGCTATATAAAGATACAACAAAACTGGATACCTATATTCAGACCGAGGTACAGCAGTATCTCACAGGAGCTGAATCTGTGGATGACTTCCAGACAAGAATGGACGAATATATCGGAAAACTTGATTTAAGTAACGGAATGTCATAA
- a CDS encoding carbohydrate ABC transporter permease translates to MGYRKKSMLAGYAFAAPGMIFAVLYMGYPLLRSFYLSFTNYNFAFDSQPALCGLENYINMFKDSYFLDSFRNTAVFTLAFFPSLMILSLIIALLLDKGVKGSGIYRTCIFMSMVVPLSLTGIIFQWIFNNQYGLLNSVLTQIFGLKSWTHNWLGEGKWAMFSIIVVSLWKNMGMLVIFFMAGLANIPDDIIEAAKIDGSNSIQTTFRIILPNLKESYIVCGVWAIIQSVKVFEQPFVMTNGGPGTSTLVLYQYTWQNAFKYYEMGYASAIGYFMGIIILILSAINMFANRDKNVDEVKSKRKRKGVVSHAE, encoded by the coding sequence ATGGGTTATCGTAAAAAGAGCATGTTAGCGGGATACGCTTTTGCGGCACCAGGCATGATCTTTGCTGTTCTTTACATGGGCTATCCGCTTTTGCGGTCCTTTTATCTAAGTTTTACAAATTATAATTTTGCTTTCGATTCCCAGCCTGCATTATGCGGGCTGGAGAATTACATCAATATGTTTAAAGACAGTTATTTTCTCGATTCATTTCGAAATACTGCCGTCTTTACACTGGCTTTTTTTCCGTCTCTTATGATTTTGTCACTGATTATAGCGCTATTACTCGATAAAGGCGTAAAGGGATCCGGGATATATCGCACATGTATCTTCATGTCTATGGTTGTTCCGTTATCATTGACCGGTATCATCTTTCAATGGATCTTTAATAATCAGTATGGTCTGTTAAATTCAGTACTGACACAGATCTTTGGTCTTAAATCATGGACACATAATTGGCTTGGCGAAGGAAAATGGGCAATGTTTTCAATTATCGTTGTGAGCCTTTGGAAAAACATGGGTATGTTGGTGATTTTCTTTATGGCCGGGCTTGCAAATATCCCAGACGATATTATTGAAGCAGCAAAGATTGACGGGTCTAATTCGATACAGACAACATTTCGAATCATTCTTCCGAACTTGAAGGAAAGTTATATTGTCTGCGGAGTGTGGGCTATTATACAGTCAGTGAAAGTGTTCGAACAACCCTTTGTGATGACAAACGGAGGACCAGGTACTTCGACTTTAGTTCTCTATCAATATACATGGCAGAACGCCTTTAAGTATTATGAGATGGGATATGCTTCTGCAATCGGATATTTTATGGGAATTATCATCTTAATTCTTTCTGCAATTAATATGTTTGCCAATCGAGATAAAAACGTCGATGAAGTAAAAAGTAAGAGAAAAAGGAAAGGAGTGGTGAGCCATGCTGAGTAA
- a CDS encoding uroporphyrinogen decarboxylase family protein, with the protein MKYDITFHPSWWHDNGGIDFTQDFFDDPEYRMECDRKMRKTLYEHFGEFGIGEKDPGKRPLLGTDFLAAGYLHSEIMGCKIRYQADNSPQVECMNLDEDTIGDLALPDLDHSEVWKRTQKQIEYLMENYGHVETYVNLMGIQNIAMDLMGQELMVSYYTSPEEVEELLDKITRLSIEVGRRFKVLSDDVSGGVTAVVRQTCPQVYLTSNCSVEMISNDLYEKFLLKYDQMLADEFVHFGVHHCGKSMEHVVDGYSKLKGLEFAEVGAFSDMKAVRKKLPGVFLNARYSPVRLMRASESEIMEEVQELVRNGQENGGQISVSCVGIDRNVSDQQIRYFLNACRLAGK; encoded by the coding sequence ATGAAATATGATATTACTTTTCATCCAAGTTGGTGGCATGACAATGGAGGAATTGATTTTACACAGGATTTTTTTGATGATCCCGAATACCGTATGGAATGCGACAGGAAGATGAGAAAAACTCTTTACGAGCATTTCGGAGAATTTGGAATTGGAGAAAAAGACCCTGGGAAACGACCACTTCTCGGGACGGACTTTCTTGCAGCGGGATATCTCCATTCAGAAATCATGGGATGTAAAATACGATACCAGGCGGACAATTCTCCTCAGGTGGAGTGTATGAATCTGGATGAGGATACCATAGGAGATCTTGCATTGCCGGACCTCGATCACAGCGAAGTGTGGAAACGAACTCAGAAACAGATTGAATATCTTATGGAGAACTATGGCCATGTGGAGACGTATGTAAACCTTATGGGAATCCAGAATATTGCCATGGATCTGATGGGGCAGGAACTGATGGTATCTTACTATACTTCACCCGAAGAGGTAGAGGAATTGCTCGATAAGATCACGAGACTTTCGATTGAGGTGGGAAGACGATTTAAAGTTCTGTCCGATGATGTCTCAGGAGGTGTGACTGCCGTTGTCCGGCAGACCTGCCCTCAGGTTTATCTGACATCCAACTGTTCTGTCGAAATGATATCGAACGATTTGTATGAAAAGTTTTTGTTAAAGTATGATCAGATGTTAGCCGATGAATTTGTTCATTTTGGTGTTCACCACTGCGGAAAATCTATGGAACATGTGGTGGATGGATATTCAAAACTCAAAGGTCTGGAGTTTGCAGAAGTTGGGGCTTTTTCAGATATGAAAGCGGTGCGGAAAAAACTTCCGGGAGTATTTTTGAATGCAAGGTATAGTCCCGTCAGACTGATGCGTGCATCAGAATCAGAGATTATGGAGGAAGTTCAGGAACTTGTCAGGAATGGTCAGGAAAACGGAGGACAAATCTCAGTCTCTTGTGTTGGAATTGACCGAAATGTATCAGATCAGCAAATTAGATATTTTTTAAATGCATGCCGTTTGGCGGGTAAGTAG
- a CDS encoding ABC transporter substrate-binding protein, producing the protein MKKKLLSVVLAATMVAGMTGCGSNPENKGSSGKGSESSDNIEPCTIKFQYWADNTDYSSLMQDIIKKFNDENEYDITVEGEETPWDGGGYSNTLFNAAMGGGAPDVATFKLSAAPMFVNNDLFADLTPFVDKWDEKDDIADNIYQVMKNAGGSDDSLYLMPWNTQILYIYYRPSVFKEAGITQTPETYDEFIEDIKKCTMDTDGDGKTDIYGFGMRGGAGGQEPWGDFIYGQGGSFDDLTSKESVKGMQDFIDLYQGGYVPKSATSDGFQETLANFQSGLTAMFVHHVGSSKGLIEALGDDVDAFMVPKGKGQWTSMGDTETVMFESCENKEAAFEWMKYLAANEGQKMWCEGTGQVPVDQKVQKDDYFQNDKFMKVSMEGIDFAGTVPVKDTTTEWISNWPAIISQALTGEITAEECMKQLDAALNK; encoded by the coding sequence ATGAAGAAAAAGTTATTGTCGGTTGTATTGGCAGCTACTATGGTTGCTGGAATGACGGGATGTGGTTCAAATCCCGAAAATAAAGGCAGTTCTGGTAAAGGATCAGAATCATCAGATAACATCGAACCATGTACAATTAAATTTCAATATTGGGCTGATAACACGGATTATTCGTCTTTAATGCAGGATATCATTAAAAAGTTTAACGATGAAAATGAGTATGACATTACCGTTGAAGGTGAAGAAACGCCATGGGATGGCGGAGGATATTCGAATACATTGTTTAATGCAGCTATGGGTGGAGGAGCACCGGATGTAGCTACGTTTAAACTCTCTGCAGCCCCTATGTTTGTCAATAATGATCTGTTTGCAGATCTTACACCTTTTGTAGATAAATGGGATGAAAAAGACGATATCGCTGATAATATTTATCAGGTAATGAAAAATGCCGGCGGATCTGATGATTCTCTTTATCTGATGCCATGGAACACCCAAATTTTGTATATATACTACAGACCATCTGTATTTAAGGAGGCCGGAATTACACAGACACCTGAAACCTATGATGAATTTATTGAAGACATAAAAAAATGTACGATGGATACGGATGGTGATGGAAAGACGGATATCTACGGATTCGGTATGCGAGGCGGAGCCGGTGGTCAGGAACCATGGGGAGACTTTATCTATGGTCAGGGAGGCAGTTTTGATGATCTGACATCCAAAGAGTCTGTGAAAGGGATGCAGGATTTTATCGATCTTTATCAGGGCGGATATGTACCAAAGTCTGCAACCAGTGATGGATTTCAAGAGACACTTGCGAATTTCCAGTCTGGACTTACAGCTATGTTTGTACATCATGTCGGCTCATCGAAAGGACTGATAGAAGCACTGGGTGACGATGTTGATGCCTTCATGGTTCCGAAAGGAAAAGGACAATGGACATCCATGGGAGACACGGAGACCGTTATGTTCGAGTCTTGTGAAAATAAGGAAGCTGCATTTGAATGGATGAAATATCTTGCAGCAAATGAAGGGCAGAAGATGTGGTGTGAAGGAACTGGACAGGTTCCGGTTGACCAGAAGGTACAAAAAGATGATTACTTTCAAAATGACAAATTTATGAAAGTTTCCATGGAAGGTATTGATTTTGCCGGTACCGTACCAGTCAAGGATACAACCACGGAGTGGATTTCAAACTGGCCGGCCATTATTTCACAGGCATTGACAGGCGAAATTACAGCAGAAGAATGCATGAAACAGTTGGACGCAGCTTTAAATAAGTAA
- a CDS encoding VOC family protein, giving the protein MKNKFELLHVGINTENEQEAEKLANLLSTMFNLEPRMGHKSDFAGPYFECMKAPYLGTNGHIALGTADLTSAVEELKEKGFSFNMDTAAYNDDEKLKNIYLAGEFGGFAIHIMQR; this is encoded by the coding sequence ATGAAAAATAAGTTTGAATTACTGCATGTCGGCATCAACACGGAAAATGAGCAAGAAGCAGAAAAGTTAGCTAATCTTCTGAGTACGATGTTTAATCTGGAGCCACGCATGGGACATAAGTCGGATTTTGCCGGTCCTTACTTTGAGTGCATGAAGGCTCCATACCTTGGAACCAACGGACATATTGCCTTGGGCACAGCAGACCTGACTTCTGCTGTGGAGGAATTGAAGGAAAAAGGATTCTCCTTCAACATGGATACCGCCGCCTATAACGATGACGAGAAACTGAAAAACATATATCTTGCAGGTGAATTTGGGGGATTTGCGATACACATTATGCAGAGATAA
- a CDS encoding substrate-binding domain-containing protein produces MSEKVTIKDIAKRTGTSITSVHRALHGTKGISEELRKKILLEVEKSNYRMDEAASMLRREKFHIVVLLPKNEADERFYYSGLWDGIYRGASEIEKNKVTITYVEAVGGIGYISDALEKLFDETDENLHGLVTLCDDEASLNWVTRFIRRGTKVALIDRGTILQGICCCIKTSSIDMGRLAVNMMHFLMKKDEGVLVLVNGPNQRVSYQEYFQGVKEKMRELNMKQELVNFNGYEAESGKKQLINLLNSRDIKGIITSNARATYWVCEFFDNRTEFELPPIVGTDVFQELQPFFESGILKASIYQSHREHGEKAMKDLYECLINPRMNYEKQTLGTLSLVVKENYKYFL; encoded by the coding sequence GTGTCTGAGAAAGTAACAATAAAAGATATTGCGAAACGAACGGGAACATCAATTACTTCGGTACATAGAGCCTTGCATGGAACAAAAGGAATCAGTGAGGAACTTAGAAAGAAAATTCTTCTGGAAGTTGAGAAAAGTAATTATCGAATGGATGAAGCAGCTTCTATGCTGCGCAGAGAGAAGTTTCATATCGTTGTTCTTTTGCCAAAAAACGAGGCGGACGAACGATTTTATTATAGTGGGTTATGGGATGGCATATATCGTGGAGCCAGCGAGATAGAAAAGAATAAAGTTACGATCACATATGTGGAGGCAGTAGGTGGTATTGGGTATATATCCGATGCTCTTGAAAAGCTGTTCGATGAAACGGATGAAAATCTTCATGGACTTGTCACTCTGTGCGATGATGAGGCGTCATTAAACTGGGTTACAAGATTTATAAGAAGAGGTACGAAGGTGGCACTGATTGACAGAGGTACAATCCTTCAAGGTATCTGCTGTTGTATTAAAACATCCAGTATTGATATGGGACGACTTGCTGTGAATATGATGCACTTTTTGATGAAAAAGGACGAAGGGGTCCTAGTGCTGGTAAATGGGCCAAACCAAAGAGTCAGCTATCAGGAATATTTTCAAGGTGTAAAAGAGAAGATGCGAGAACTGAACATGAAACAGGAGCTCGTAAACTTTAATGGATATGAAGCAGAAAGCGGGAAAAAGCAGCTGATCAATCTTTTGAACAGCAGGGACATAAAGGGAATCATCACAAGCAATGCAAGGGCTACTTATTGGGTCTGCGAATTTTTTGACAATCGAACGGAATTTGAACTCCCTCCCATTGTTGGGACCGACGTATTTCAGGAGTTACAGCCTTTTTTTGAAAGCGGTATTTTAAAGGCATCGATTTATCAATCACACAGAGAACACGGGGAAAAAGCAATGAAAGATCTATATGAATGCTTAATTAATCCTCGTATGAATTATGAGAAACAGACTTTGGGGACTTTGAGTCTGGTAGTAAAAGAAAACTACAAATATTTTTTGTAA
- a CDS encoding carbohydrate ABC transporter permease: MLSKKKVARFFVGLILALISFGWLIPFIWTLLTSVKVNDEIYTNILKFLPSHLYFGHYRSIFTKLGSFFSYFKNSVVVSFWSVLFNVIFAATLGYSFSKFEYYGKKIFEGFIMLVITLPYVIYLIPIYIMQSKMNMIDTNLGLILPYIATNLPMSVFIMRGQFNGVPNEMMEAARIDGANQWQTFSKTVIPVVKSGIATVIIMTFVTVWGEFTYARTLSVTPKSQTLAVGITFLRDEAASWQYGTLTATIILSLIPVMVIFLSMQKYFVKGIMAGAIKG; the protein is encoded by the coding sequence ATGCTGAGTAAGAAAAAAGTTGCGAGATTTTTTGTCGGATTGATTTTGGCACTGATATCTTTCGGTTGGCTGATTCCATTTATATGGACGCTTCTTACATCCGTGAAAGTGAATGATGAAATTTATACGAACATTTTGAAATTTTTGCCATCTCATCTTTACTTTGGACATTACAGATCTATCTTTACCAAACTAGGAAGTTTCTTTTCCTATTTTAAAAATTCTGTCGTTGTATCTTTTTGGAGTGTACTGTTTAATGTTATTTTTGCAGCGACATTAGGTTATTCTTTTTCGAAATTTGAATATTACGGAAAAAAGATATTCGAAGGATTCATCATGTTGGTTATTACTTTGCCTTATGTTATATATCTGATTCCGATTTATATCATGCAGTCAAAGATGAACATGATTGATACAAATCTGGGATTGATTCTTCCATATATAGCGACGAATCTTCCCATGTCAGTTTTTATCATGCGAGGTCAGTTTAACGGAGTGCCGAATGAAATGATGGAGGCCGCCCGGATTGATGGAGCAAATCAGTGGCAGACGTTTTCAAAAACCGTGATTCCTGTTGTTAAGTCAGGTATTGCAACAGTAATCATAATGACCTTTGTTACAGTATGGGGTGAATTTACGTATGCACGCACGTTAAGCGTTACTCCAAAATCACAGACACTGGCTGTAGGAATTACATTTTTAAGAGATGAAGCTGCTTCCTGGCAATATGGAACATTGACGGCAACTATTATTTTATCTCTGATTCCAGTCATGGTGATCTTCTTAAGTATGCAGAAATATTTTGTAAAAGGTATCATGGCAGGAGCCATCAAAGGATAG
- a CDS encoding substrate-binding domain-containing protein: protein MQKKKVTLKEIAERTGVSLGTVHRAIYGKSGVSEETRARIMEEVVRTNYQIDEAASVLKRRAKKVVVVLPKAHKEDRFYFRGIWKGIQDAAQNMDQYKIYYDFVESDYPLSQIWRELERVYDEKLDEIDGLITMADSEKANIWIGRFAKRGVFTVLLSSYYDEKSSMVSCIKADHARCGILAAEFMDYGIRKEKGKILTFCGDEHIYSNRVYASNFEEKMKEYGYDLIKVEGFGSDEIEKKSREILQRENIQGIFMCNARNTYCICKLVDELNIDRDFLILGTDVYEELIPYFEKGILNAVICQFHWDQGTQAVLKMHKYLSRGIQEQEDHVMPPVLLMKSNVECFL from the coding sequence TTGCAGAAGAAAAAGGTGACATTAAAAGAGATTGCTGAAAGGACAGGTGTCTCTTTAGGTACCGTTCATCGAGCTATTTATGGAAAAAGCGGAGTCAGTGAAGAGACACGGGCACGCATTATGGAAGAGGTTGTCCGAACAAATTACCAGATTGACGAGGCTGCATCTGTCTTGAAACGCAGGGCAAAAAAGGTAGTAGTCGTTTTGCCGAAAGCTCACAAAGAGGATCGCTTTTATTTCAGAGGAATCTGGAAAGGGATTCAGGATGCAGCTCAGAATATGGATCAGTATAAGATCTATTATGATTTTGTAGAGTCGGATTATCCTTTGTCTCAGATATGGAGAGAACTGGAACGCGTATATGATGAGAAACTGGATGAGATAGATGGTTTAATCACGATGGCTGACAGTGAGAAAGCAAATATCTGGATTGGCCGGTTTGCTAAGCGTGGTGTATTTACGGTCCTTTTGTCCAGCTACTATGATGAAAAAAGTTCGATGGTCAGCTGTATCAAGGCAGATCATGCACGGTGTGGTATATTGGCAGCAGAGTTTATGGATTATGGAATCAGAAAAGAAAAGGGAAAGATCCTTACATTTTGTGGAGATGAGCACATCTACAGTAACCGTGTGTATGCGTCGAATTTTGAAGAGAAGATGAAAGAGTACGGCTATGATCTCATAAAAGTGGAGGGATTCGGAAGTGATGAGATCGAAAAAAAGAGCAGAGAGATCTTACAGCGGGAAAATATTCAGGGAATTTTCATGTGCAATGCAAGGAACACGTATTGTATTTGCAAACTGGTGGATGAATTGAATATCGACAGGGATTTTTTGATATTAGGTACAGATGTTTATGAAGAACTGATCCCTTACTTTGAAAAGGGAATTCTCAATGCTGTTATCTGCCAGTTTCACTGGGATCAGGGGACTCAGGCCGTCTTAAAAATGCATAAATATCTCAGCAGGGGGATTCAGGAACAGGAAGATCATGTTATGCCGCCGGTACTTTTGATGAAAAGCAATGTAGAATGTTTCTTATAG
- a CDS encoding uroporphyrinogen decarboxylase family protein: MEQAIFDTTLQDSQGTEVTPIDPNAFDLDAYADYESKLLERNKTFTERDHGLLVYRRVRANGVFYDKCKDYRESLALQLGALKASMDFKADIANFLEPWYGIGYIASCFGTRYRWLLGQAPSVDAKFSSAREILDSDYIPIAQTPEGKYNLEMIEYFMDQTKGKIPVSFSDLQSPMNMLTYLLPVTDMFMEVYEDPEGLKGAARLCSELLIEFLKEQKKLIGDALARPGHGFASSRVFTGIGLSDDTSIMLSEEDYEELFQDLDEMIGDEFGGFAYHSCGVWEKKINMVKSYRNIRCADGAFSIETDPSPNNPEHFADPFNGSKIVLNARAVGNVENSYTAFEKLWRPKQKLICVTYCKTPGEQEKLYNLLHEMEEQDS; the protein is encoded by the coding sequence ATGGAACAAGCAATATTTGACACAACATTACAAGATTCACAGGGAACTGAGGTGACTCCAATCGATCCGAATGCCTTCGATCTGGATGCATATGCGGATTATGAGAGCAAATTACTTGAAAGGAATAAGACTTTTACCGAACGGGATCACGGGCTGTTAGTTTATCGTCGCGTGAGGGCAAATGGAGTTTTTTATGACAAATGTAAAGATTACAGGGAATCTCTGGCACTGCAGCTAGGAGCATTGAAAGCCAGCATGGATTTTAAAGCTGACATCGCGAATTTTCTTGAGCCATGGTATGGAATCGGTTATATCGCCTCCTGTTTTGGCACGCGGTATCGCTGGCTTTTGGGTCAGGCCCCAAGTGTGGATGCCAAGTTTTCTTCTGCCAGGGAGATTCTGGATTCCGATTATATTCCTATTGCCCAAACACCAGAGGGAAAGTATAATCTGGAAATGATTGAGTACTTTATGGACCAGACGAAGGGGAAGATTCCCGTGTCGTTTAGCGACCTGCAGTCTCCGATGAACATGCTTACATATCTCTTGCCTGTAACAGACATGTTTATGGAAGTCTATGAGGATCCGGAAGGACTTAAGGGAGCCGCAAGGCTTTGCAGTGAGCTTTTAATTGAATTCTTAAAGGAGCAGAAAAAACTTATCGGAGATGCGCTTGCAAGGCCCGGACATGGCTTTGCAAGCAGCCGTGTTTTTACAGGCATTGGTTTAAGTGATGACACTTCTATCATGTTAAGTGAAGAGGATTATGAAGAACTGTTTCAGGATCTCGACGAGATGATTGGCGATGAATTCGGAGGTTTTGCGTATCATTCCTGTGGTGTATGGGAGAAAAAGATCAATATGGTAAAGAGCTATCGCAATATTCGGTGTGCTGACGGGGCTTTTTCGATTGAGACAGATCCGAGTCCCAATAATCCGGAGCATTTTGCAGATCCATTTAATGGGTCCAAAATTGTATTGAATGCCAGGGCTGTAGGAAATGTGGAAAACAGTTACACCGCTTTTGAAAAGTTATGGAGACCGAAACAAAAGCTGATCTGTGTGACCTATTGTAAAACCCCTGGGGAACAGGAAAAATTGTACAATCTGCTACACGAAATGGAGGAACAAGATTCATGA
- a CDS encoding uroporphyrinogen decarboxylase family protein, with product MTSRERLLCVLHNETPDMVPVSPFIQEEYLSYYYNKKNTDRLFDAVALRKELDFDLVTRQYVNEIPYFLQRSFLNWDVDNHVDVIQGNYVRTITVKTPERTLKQVEGAPYQEKMLNGIHFSTMEYLIKDSDDFEVFKKYCPRREKKDVDHILKSGKIAKKEIQDLGISCPWSMGGVYNLASTYINVQDMMVDALTEEDYYDDYMSFFSDLVCLDHEIFIQSEYDCVGMQGNIANGGMMGSDYFEEYVLPYEKRAIDILRDGRKPCIYHNCGKAVSLYPAYKKLGITVWETISESPQGDNHLADAKKYFGKDLILFGNFDQIHFLKEKSPEEIEEKAYEVMAIGKEGGHYIFACSDYLETGTPVENVKALLRGARAASRY from the coding sequence ATGACATCAAGAGAGAGATTGTTATGCGTGTTACATAATGAAACACCGGATATGGTTCCGGTAAGCCCGTTTATTCAGGAGGAATATCTGTCTTATTATTATAATAAGAAAAACACAGATCGCCTTTTTGATGCGGTGGCTCTGCGAAAAGAACTGGATTTTGATTTGGTTACCAGACAGTATGTAAATGAAATTCCCTATTTTCTGCAGAGAAGTTTTTTGAATTGGGATGTAGACAATCACGTGGATGTGATTCAGGGAAATTATGTGAGGACGATTACAGTAAAAACTCCGGAAAGAACTTTGAAACAGGTTGAGGGGGCTCCATACCAGGAAAAGATGTTAAACGGGATCCACTTTAGCACGATGGAGTATCTGATCAAGGATTCGGATGATTTCGAGGTATTTAAGAAATATTGTCCAAGAAGAGAGAAAAAGGATGTGGATCATATTCTCAAATCGGGAAAAATTGCAAAGAAGGAAATCCAGGATCTTGGAATTTCCTGCCCGTGGTCAATGGGAGGGGTATACAATCTCGCTTCTACTTATATAAATGTTCAGGATATGATGGTTGACGCGTTAACCGAAGAGGATTATTATGATGATTATATGAGCTTTTTCTCTGATTTGGTTTGCTTGGATCATGAGATATTTATTCAGAGCGAATATGACTGTGTAGGCATGCAGGGAAACATTGCCAATGGCGGCATGATGGGATCTGATTATTTTGAAGAGTACGTTCTTCCTTATGAAAAGAGAGCCATTGATATTCTTCGAGATGGGCGTAAGCCGTGTATTTATCACAATTGCGGGAAAGCTGTAAGTCTGTATCCGGCATATAAAAAGCTGGGAATTACCGTGTGGGAGACTATTTCGGAATCACCACAAGGAGACAACCACCTGGCAGACGCCAAAAAGTATTTTGGAAAGGATCTGATACTCTTCGGTAATTTTGATCAGATTCATTTTTTAAAAGAAAAATCGCCGGAAGAGATTGAAGAAAAGGCATATGAAGTTATGGCCATTGGAAAAGAGGGAGGGCACTATATCTTTGCCTGCTCAGATTATCTGGAAACGGGAACTCCAGTTGAGAACGTTAAAGCTCTTCTAAGGGGTGCGCGGGCTGCTTCCAGATATTAA